A single window of Nicotiana sylvestris chromosome 3, ASM39365v2, whole genome shotgun sequence DNA harbors:
- the LOC138887796 gene encoding uncharacterized protein, whose translation MEDIFKIKQGDSELLREFVDIFQRERMTLPRVPDNWVAIAFTSNLNEKSSEAMRRLKENLREFPATTWNDVYNRIEEDTVPRFQKEEKVSSRRAETKKRSGKNRYEPYIGPVGKDSRLKQDNQRYDHRSRNRESGLSSRFRNDRNTHESRDDDRNLKARFGSYNFNVSTYELVAVLRSMGDKVRWPKEMRSNPNRRNPYHWCEFHNDHGHKTTDCRLLQSEVDHLLKQGYLTELFSDKGKQAFMKNRQEPPKPPSPKRTDNVISGGEDINGITYTAANKISKVTITQGKRVRHVLEEDIITFDDADADGVLSPHNDALVISLIVHDTNVK comes from the exons atggaagacattttcaagatcaagcaaggggactcagaattgcttagGGAGTTCGTAGACatattccaacgtgaaagaatgacattaccacgtgtacctgataattgggtagctatagctttcacaagtaatttgaatgaaaagagCTCAGAAGCTATGAGGCGACTCAAGGAAAAtcttcgtgaattcccagctacaacatggaatgacgtttacaatag gatagaagaagatactgttccacgattccaaaaagaagaaaaagtaagTTCGAGACGAGCGGAAACcaaaaaaaggtccggtaaaaataggtacgagccatACATAGGACCTGTGGGAAAAGATTCACGGTTAAAACAGGACAATCAAAGGTATGATCACAGATCAAGGAATAGAGAGTCAGGCCtttcatcaagatttaggaatGATCGAAACACccatgagtcacgagatgatgatagaaatttgaaggcgaGATTTGGCAGTTACAATTTCAATGTAAGCACTtacgagctcgtagctgttttgagaagcatgggtgacaaggtacggtggccaaaagagatgagatcgaatccaaacaggcgcaacccttatcattggtgtgagtttcataatgatcacgggcataaaacaaCAGACTGTAGacttttacaaagtgaagttgatcatttattaaaacaagggtatCTCACCGAGTTATTCAGTGATAAAGGTAAGCAAGCTTttatgaagaataggcaggaacCCCCTAAACCACCTTCTCCAAAAAGGACCGATAACGTTATAAGcgggggtgaagacatcaatggcaTAACGTACACTGCAGCTAATAAAAtttccaaagtcacaattacccaagggaaacgggtgcgacATGTATTAGAGGAAGACAtcattacatttgatgatgctGATGCGGATGGCGTATTATCTCCTCATAACGATgccctggtaatatctttaattgtacatgatactaatgtgaaatga